A stretch of Microbulbifer bruguierae DNA encodes these proteins:
- the hemH gene encoding ferrochelatase: MSHAVILMNLGTPAEPTPRAVRSFLREFLSDPRVVEIPRPLWQLILNLFVLPMRPKRIAPAYAEIWNHGLDGEAVTGSPITYYTQRQVERLRQRLQSAGDPAVGENVVVTYAMTYGAPSLEDTVARLRTEGAMHFTVLPLYPQYSATTTGAIYSQVAKVFLKERDVPEINVVHDYWQHPLYIEALANSVREHWQKSGAAEKLLMSFHGIPKANIRKGDPYYQQCVGTAERLAEALKLSRDKWELTFQSRFGKAEWLQPYTDKTLVEWGQSGVSSVDVICPAFAADCLETLEEIAVENRANFIEAGGKEYRYIPALNAREDHIAAIEAIARSYMRTEQGCEKSPN, encoded by the coding sequence ATGTCTCATGCAGTTATTCTGATGAATCTGGGAACACCTGCAGAGCCAACGCCGCGCGCCGTGCGTAGCTTTCTCAGGGAGTTTTTATCTGATCCTCGAGTAGTGGAAATTCCCCGGCCGCTGTGGCAACTGATTCTCAACCTGTTTGTACTGCCGATGCGGCCAAAGCGAATCGCGCCCGCATATGCCGAAATCTGGAACCATGGGCTGGATGGTGAAGCCGTTACCGGTTCACCTATCACCTACTATACCCAGCGTCAGGTGGAACGGCTCCGGCAGCGGTTACAAAGCGCAGGGGATCCCGCTGTGGGCGAAAATGTGGTCGTCACTTACGCCATGACTTATGGTGCTCCAAGTCTTGAGGATACTGTGGCGCGTTTGCGTACCGAGGGTGCAATGCACTTTACGGTGTTGCCGCTTTATCCCCAATATTCAGCGACAACTACCGGCGCTATCTACAGCCAGGTGGCAAAAGTTTTCCTGAAAGAACGCGATGTGCCCGAGATCAATGTGGTGCATGATTACTGGCAGCACCCGCTATATATTGAAGCGCTGGCAAACTCAGTGCGGGAACACTGGCAGAAAAGCGGTGCGGCGGAAAAGCTATTAATGTCATTTCACGGTATTCCCAAGGCCAATATCCGTAAAGGGGATCCCTATTACCAGCAGTGTGTTGGAACGGCTGAACGTTTGGCTGAGGCTCTGAAGTTGTCGCGGGACAAGTGGGAGCTCACCTTTCAGTCCCGGTTCGGCAAGGCGGAGTGGCTACAGCCCTACACAGATAAAACTCTGGTGGAGTGGGGGCAGAGTGGGGTTTCCAGTGTCGATGTGATTTGCCCGGCTTTTGCCGCCGACTGCCTGGAAACCCTGGAAGAAATCGCGGTGGAGAATCGCGCTAATTTTATTGAGGCGGGGGGGAAGGAATATCGATATATCCCCGCGTTGAATGCGCGTGAAGATCATATCGCGGCGATTGAAGCTATTGCCCGCTCATATATGCGGACAGAACAGGGATGCGAAAAATCGCCGAATTGA
- the tsaB gene encoding tRNA (adenosine(37)-N6)-threonylcarbamoyltransferase complex dimerization subunit type 1 TsaB, translating to MKLLAIDTTSGACSVALYDHGRVHEEFVRAERDHTRRLLPMVDAVLAKGQCTLAQLDTLAVSSGPGSFTGLRIAISCVQGLAFAADKPVVPVSSLAAMAAGAVRIHPQWRGAPVLAALDARMQEVYWGLYTADQPGRALLDDAVSAPEQVVSALENAGYVSSLSAPAKGVGAGVYAAGPGWHYPQLAGLNPLDLDLELAVHAQDIAVLAADLWQAGECVSAQDLEPAYLRNEITWKKRQRIRQG from the coding sequence TTGAAACTTCTCGCTATTGATACGACTTCCGGTGCCTGCTCTGTCGCGCTCTATGACCATGGGCGGGTGCATGAGGAGTTTGTGCGCGCGGAACGGGATCACACCCGTCGCCTGCTCCCCATGGTGGATGCGGTGCTGGCGAAAGGGCAGTGCACATTGGCGCAACTGGATACGCTGGCGGTCAGTTCCGGCCCCGGTTCCTTTACTGGCCTGCGTATTGCAATCAGCTGTGTGCAAGGGTTGGCATTCGCGGCGGACAAACCCGTGGTACCGGTTTCCAGTCTCGCTGCCATGGCGGCCGGCGCGGTACGTATCCACCCGCAGTGGCGGGGGGCACCGGTGCTCGCGGCACTGGACGCGCGGATGCAGGAGGTCTATTGGGGGCTTTATACTGCTGACCAGCCCGGACGCGCGCTGCTCGACGATGCGGTTTCTGCGCCGGAGCAGGTAGTGTCCGCGCTTGAGAATGCGGGCTACGTCAGCAGCCTGAGTGCCCCCGCCAAAGGAGTGGGAGCGGGAGTATATGCGGCTGGCCCCGGCTGGCACTACCCGCAGTTGGCGGGACTGAACCCCCTGGATTTGGACCTTGAGCTGGCGGTGCACGCGCAGGATATCGCAGTTCTGGCCGCAGACTTGTGGCAAGCGGGTGAATGCGTCAGTGCTCAGGATCTCGAGCCGGCCTATCTGCGCAACGAAATTACCTGGAAGAAGCGCCAGCGCATTCGCCAGGGCTAA
- a CDS encoding undecaprenyl-diphosphate phosphatase gives MDILQIVFLSLIQGITEFLPISSSAHLILPTQVLGWPDQGLAFDVAVHFGSLIAVILYFRKDVWHLIRDGLGGFKTGQFSDEGRLAWLIVLATIPAGLAGLVFKDFVETHLRSSAVIATTTIVFGVLLWWADVGGKRRDELGKLNWKKALMIGGAQALALIPGTSRSGITMTAALMLGMKREAAARFSFLMSIPVIALSALLLTLELLGTDSVVWGDIILGVVLSGISAYLCIHFFLQFISRIGMAPFAIYRLLLGGALIWMIFAR, from the coding sequence ATGGATATTCTTCAGATTGTTTTTCTGTCCCTGATTCAGGGAATCACCGAGTTCCTGCCGATCTCCAGCTCCGCCCACCTGATTCTACCTACTCAGGTACTGGGATGGCCGGATCAGGGACTGGCATTCGATGTGGCCGTCCACTTTGGATCCCTGATCGCAGTGATTCTGTATTTCCGCAAGGATGTCTGGCACTTGATACGAGATGGTCTCGGCGGCTTCAAAACCGGCCAGTTCAGCGACGAGGGCCGACTGGCGTGGCTGATTGTGCTGGCAACGATACCGGCGGGGCTCGCGGGATTGGTGTTCAAGGATTTTGTCGAGACACACCTGCGATCATCGGCAGTCATCGCAACAACCACGATAGTTTTCGGCGTGTTGCTCTGGTGGGCGGATGTCGGCGGGAAGCGCCGGGATGAACTTGGCAAGCTCAACTGGAAAAAGGCCCTGATGATTGGTGGCGCTCAGGCGTTGGCGCTGATTCCTGGCACTTCGCGTTCCGGTATAACCATGACCGCCGCGTTGATGCTGGGCATGAAGCGTGAGGCGGCGGCCCGTTTTTCGTTTTTGATGTCGATCCCGGTCATTGCCCTCAGCGCTCTGCTGCTGACCCTGGAATTGCTGGGTACTGACTCGGTTGTTTGGGGCGATATTATTCTCGGCGTTGTTCTGTCTGGTATCAGCGCTTATTTGTGTATCCATTTTTTCCTGCAGTTTATCAGCCGCATTGGCATGGCCCCGTTCGCCATCTACCGCCTGCTGTTGGGTGGTGCCCTGATCTGGATGATATTTGCCAGGTAA
- a CDS encoding NAD(P)-dependent oxidoreductase, whose translation MASTVAFIGLGVMGFPMAGYLSRAGHEVRVYNRTASRATEWLQQYAGEAFGTPAEAASGADFVFACVGNDDDLRQVTLGSDGAFEGMAAGSLFVDHTTASADVARELAGVAAERGCGFLDAPVSGGQAGAEKGMLTVMVGGEQAVYDRARPLLACYARAVNLLGPVGSGQLCKMVNQICIAGVVQGLAEGLHFARAAGLDPEQVVEVVSKGAAQSWQMENRYQTMLAGEYNHGFAVDWMRKDLAIVLDEAQRNGALLPVTALVDQFYSEVQALGGGRWDTSSLFARLTNVRDFT comes from the coding sequence ATGGCGAGCACAGTGGCATTTATCGGTCTTGGCGTGATGGGCTTTCCGATGGCAGGATACCTTTCCCGTGCAGGCCATGAGGTGCGGGTCTATAACCGCACCGCCAGCCGCGCCACCGAGTGGCTGCAGCAATACGCCGGAGAAGCGTTTGGGACTCCTGCAGAAGCCGCCAGCGGGGCGGACTTCGTGTTTGCCTGTGTCGGTAACGACGACGACCTGCGCCAGGTGACGCTGGGAAGTGACGGCGCCTTCGAAGGCATGGCGGCGGGCAGCCTGTTCGTGGACCACACTACCGCGTCTGCGGACGTTGCCCGGGAACTGGCAGGTGTCGCCGCGGAGCGCGGCTGCGGTTTTCTGGATGCACCGGTTTCTGGCGGGCAAGCCGGTGCCGAGAAAGGAATGCTGACCGTTATGGTCGGCGGCGAGCAGGCGGTTTACGACCGTGCCCGTCCATTGCTGGCGTGTTACGCCCGCGCCGTTAACCTGCTGGGGCCAGTGGGAAGTGGTCAGCTGTGCAAAATGGTCAACCAGATTTGTATTGCCGGGGTGGTGCAGGGGCTCGCAGAAGGCCTGCATTTTGCCCGTGCCGCAGGGCTTGATCCGGAGCAGGTCGTTGAGGTGGTTTCCAAAGGAGCGGCGCAAAGCTGGCAGATGGAAAACCGCTACCAAACCATGCTTGCCGGCGAATACAACCACGGTTTTGCGGTGGACTGGATGCGCAAGGACCTGGCTATCGTTCTCGATGAGGCCCAGCGCAATGGCGCACTGCTGCCAGTGACTGCACTGGTAGACCAGTTTTACAGTGAAGTACAGGCGCTGGGTGGTGGGCGCTGGGATACCTCCAGTCTGTTTGCCCGGCTTACCAACGTCAGGGATTTCACGTAA
- a CDS encoding tRNA-queuosine alpha-mannosyltransferase domain-containing protein: MKVLLLSAYDADSHKRWRRGLVAAIPEWQWTVLTLPPRYFSWRVRGNSLSWGRGESASVLRQSWDLVVTTSMTDLSSLRGLVPELARVPTVVYFHENQFDYPRSEEAVDSVEPQLLNIYTALCGDLLLFNSEYNRTSLLEGAADLLHRLPDFVPKGICAEIAHKSRVLPVPLENAAFDVSQERSSHPTFIWNHRWEYDKGPDILLAALRRFGKQGIPFTVHMVGQQFRRQPSEFAHIRKLLGKLGAMGAWGYQESLADYRRLLGQSHGVISTARHDFQGLAVLEAVAAGCQPLVPDNLAYPEWFGRTGWRYSDDVESCAANLSAAMVQCAKRVQAGSERPLPDVSHMTWSRMRTEYRDALVQCATPA; this comes from the coding sequence GTGAAAGTGCTTTTGCTTTCCGCTTACGATGCCGACAGCCACAAGCGCTGGCGGCGCGGCCTGGTGGCCGCTATTCCTGAATGGCAATGGACCGTCTTGACGCTGCCGCCCCGCTATTTCAGCTGGCGGGTGCGCGGCAATAGCCTCAGCTGGGGGCGGGGCGAATCGGCCTCGGTACTACGTCAGTCCTGGGATCTGGTCGTTACTACCTCAATGACGGACCTGTCATCCCTGCGCGGCCTGGTACCGGAGCTGGCACGGGTACCGACGGTTGTCTATTTTCACGAAAACCAGTTTGATTACCCGCGCAGTGAAGAAGCGGTGGATTCGGTAGAACCTCAGTTGCTGAACATCTATACCGCACTGTGTGGTGACCTTTTGCTGTTCAACTCCGAGTACAACCGCACCAGCTTGTTGGAGGGGGCCGCGGATTTGCTGCATCGCCTGCCGGACTTTGTGCCGAAGGGGATTTGTGCGGAGATTGCGCACAAATCCCGGGTACTGCCGGTGCCATTGGAAAATGCGGCGTTCGATGTGTCCCAGGAAAGAAGTTCCCATCCGACCTTTATCTGGAACCATCGCTGGGAATATGACAAGGGGCCGGACATTTTACTGGCGGCGCTACGGCGTTTTGGCAAGCAGGGTATTCCCTTTACGGTACACATGGTGGGCCAGCAGTTTCGCCGTCAACCTTCGGAATTCGCCCATATCCGCAAGTTGCTCGGAAAACTGGGGGCAATGGGTGCCTGGGGATATCAGGAAAGTCTGGCGGACTACCGACGTCTTTTGGGCCAGAGCCATGGGGTGATTTCTACCGCGCGTCATGATTTTCAGGGACTGGCAGTGCTGGAGGCCGTAGCCGCAGGGTGTCAGCCGCTGGTGCCGGATAACCTGGCCTATCCGGAATGGTTCGGACGCACCGGCTGGCGCTACTCCGACGATGTGGAGTCCTGTGCGGCCAACCTGAGCGCGGCAATGGTGCAGTGTGCGAAGCGGGTACAGGCGGGTAGCGAACGTCCGCTACCGGATGTATCTCATATGACCTGGTCGCGGATGCGCACGGAGTACCGCGATGCACTGGTACAG